The DNA region GAAAACGAACCCAGGAATCCGGTTTTTCGACATCGGCGTTTCGCTTCCAATCCGTGATGTCGTTGAAGACATTGACGGCGTGCTGCAGAAGAACAACACCCAATGTTCCCAATAGAAATGGAATAAGGGGCGCGGCGCTGCGAGAGGCGATTGTGAACGCGGTCAGCGCCGGAAGAACAGAGATGAGGTAGATGGGAGGGTTTAACGCCTCCCACCATCCCACATGTCCGTATGCTGCAATCTTAGGCGCTGTGGCCATGGCGGCCGCAGCCTATCGGCTTTACGCCGGGGCGGCAACTGCCGAATGCTTACGAGCTTGGAATCCGGCCAAAGCCTCTTCAAACCACGAAGCATGCTGCTTTTCCGAGTCGATCACCTTTTGATATACGTTGGCGGCAGATCTATTTCCGGTCGCCAGGGCTTGATCCCGGAAGGACGGATAAATCTGCGACCACTCGCGGTTTTCGACGCGAATTGCGACTTTTAAAGCTTTTTCGATCATCCCTTCAGGGTTATTCGCAACCAAGCGTTCCATGTTGGCGTTGATGGCCGAAAGAGCGTCCTTGGCTCGCGCCGTATCTTTTCCTTCCTTGGGCGCGCCGATCTCTTGATACAGCTCTCGGAGCCACTTCGAGTGCAGCTTCTCTTCTCCCGCCACTTTCATGAACAGGCGCGCGATTTCCGGATAGCCGGCCGCATCCGCCCACTTGGCGAACGAAGGATACATCACGTCGTTTTCGTATTCTTCAACATCCACGAACGAATCCGCGGACTTGAGGGGTTCCACATTCTCCTCCGCAGCCGCAAAACATTCGAAGATGGCGTCTTCAGTCACTTGTCCTTTTTCCATAAGTTCTCCCCTGTGTTGAATGGATGATCTAGAATTCAGAAATTTCTGAATTGCCGAGTAAGTCAATTCCTGATTTAGATCATCGTCAAGGTTTATCGATGGACTCCACTCTTCTCGATGATTGAAAACTTTCGAAATATCGCCCGACAATATGATCTCTTGAACACGATCATATCGTTCGGCCAACATTGGCGTTGGAAACGCCGCCTGGTCGCCAAGGCGTTGGAGCTTTGCGGCAATCCGCCGACGAAACCGGTACTCGACATTTCCACAGGCACCGGAGACGTCGCGGCTCGTTTCGTTTCCGTTCGGAACGGCCATGCCTTCTCCGTCGTCGGATTGGATCCTTGCCGGGAGATGATGGCCGTCGGACGCGCAAAATACGGCGGGCGCTTTCTTTGGACGGAAGGCTTTTCGGAGGAGCTTCCTTTTCGCGATCGCTCCGTCTCCATTATTTCCTGCGCGTTCGGCGTGAGAAACTTTGGCGACTTGGCGCGCGCATTTCGGGAATGGAAGCGGGTGCTTGTCCCGGGCGGCATCGCGGCCGTATTGGAAACGCACCCTACGCCTCCCGTTTGGTACCGGCCCGCGATTCTTCTCTACTGGAATCACGTGATGCCCCGTATTGGCCAGCTCTTCAGTCGAAAGGCCGCGTACGAATATCTCCGAGACTCCACGCTCCATTTTCTAAATCCGGCGAGAATGATCGACGTCGCTCGGAGTGCGGGATTGCGGCATGTCCATTCGGAATCGCTGATGGTCCGTGGTATGGTCAGCCTGACTTTTTTCCGAAATGACGACTGAGCACGAAATCTCGAACATGAGCGCCGAAGAAGTGGCCTTCGCGGAGATTATCGGCGACCTTGTCGAACAATGGGGTTTTAAACGTCATCTCGGCCGAATCTGGTCTCTCCTTTACCTTCGAAAAGACGCTTTGAGTCCCCGGCAGATTCAAAACGAACTTTCGCTCAGCGCAGGCAACGTCAATTTGCTTTTGGGTGAATTGCAAACGTGGGCGGTCGTAAAGCGAATCCGAGTTCCGGGCGATCGAAATTTTTATTTCGAAGCCCAGACCCATATTTGGAAATCGATTGCCAATGTATTGCAGACCCGGGAACTTCGGATTCTGGATGAAGCGATCGGCGGCTTACGGAAGCTGGGGCAGATTCTCGAAAAACATCCGAAGAAAGAGATCGCTTCGTTTCAACTCAAGCGGATTCAGCATGTCCAAAGCGTGATTGAAACCGCTTCCGTATTGTCGTCTCTGCTTGTAAATTCGCCCCCGGAGCGCCTCAACAAAATCGGCAAGCTTATCGGCCGTCTTCGGAACATGTAGCCCATTTCTCAGGTCGATAGAAACTCCCTCATCGTTCGAACACCGAATCCCGTGCCCCCCTTGGGACAAATGGGAGAGTCGTGTTCGAGAAACGCCGGGCCGGCGATGTCAAGATGCGCCCACGAACCGGCGGAAACAAATTCCGAAAGGAACAACGCGGCCGTGATGGCGCCGGCATATTTGCCGCCGACGTTCCGTAGATCGGCGACGTCGCTTTTCAGAAGGCGCATGTACGCTTTTTCCATCGGAAGTCGCCAAAATCTTTCTCCAACGCGCTCGGAAGCTTGGCCGATCCCCTTCGCCAGCTTGGAATCAAACGTAAACATTCCCGCAACATCCTCCCCTAGCGCAACCATACAGGCTCCGGTAAGCGTGGCGGCGTCGATTATGTGATCCACCTTCAGCGTGCTCGCGAAAGAAACAGTGTCCGCCAGAATCAGGCGGCCTTCGGCGTCGGTATTTTCAATTTCAACGCTCTTGCCGTTATGAGCCACAAAAACGTCTCCCGGTTTGACGGAATGCGCGCCCGGGAGATTTTCGACCAGTGGCGCGAGGCCGTGCAGATGTACCGGAATTTTAAGCTCCGCGGCCAGCCATACGATCGCCAGAACAGCCGCCGCACCCGCCATGTCGGCTTTCATACCGTACATATGATCCTGGGACTTGAGCGACAAGCCGCCCGAATCGAACGTGACTCCCTTTCCGCAAAAGGCGACTTTCTTCTTGGATTTCCCTTTCGGCTTATATTCGAAATGCAGAAGGCGCGGTTTTTCCTGACTCCCCATTCCGACGGCTAGAATGAGATTCATTCCTCGCTTCTTCAGTTCCGCCTCGCCGAATACTTTCAGAGAGACGCCTTGCTCCTTGGCGATCTGCTTGGCCTGGGTTTCCATAAAGCTCGGGTTCACGACGTTGGCCGGCTCGTTGACGAGGTCCCGGCTAAAAAATATCGCCCGCACCGTCGGGATCACCATGGCTAAAGTTTTCTCGGCCAACACCTTCGCTCGCTTGTCGGGCGCTCCCGCGGAAATTTTTTGAAGGAGCGGCTTGTGATTGTTCTTTCGGTATTTGTCGAATCGATACGTACCAAGGAGAAAACCTTCCAGGGCGACGTCGAAGTCCGGTCCGATGTCCTTGCCGCTCACAAACGGAAGTCCCACATGCTGGACCTTCCGCTCCAAGATCTCCTTGGCAGCCGTGCCGTAAGCGTTTCGCAGGGCCGACCGGTCGTAATCTTTGCGCTCTCCCAAACCGATTAAGAGGACCCGCGACGCGCCGAAACCCTCCAGGTCAATCCAATGACATTTTCCGGCTTCGGCATCGAAGCGATCGCGGTCGATCCGTTTTTGAATAAGCCGGGACAACTCTTTGCCCACTTCATTCTCGCGCCACGGGAGCGCGCCGCCGCGAAATACGGGCAATACCACGACTTCGGAATTCAGTTTCGAAGCGGAAGCGGACTCGACGGACACCGAAAACGACAATTTAGGAATCGACATCGGCCTATCGTGCCGAGTGCCCTGGAAATGTCTACTTGACACGTAAGAAACGTGTTGTATAAGCGCCCCCGATTTTAGAAAGTTTCGAGCTTCTTCTGTTGGGCTGAGGTTGGACGTAGCTGTCGCAGGATTGAGTTCCCGTTGAGTTGAATATTCACCCTTGCTGAATTTGGAAGCTCGTAGGGATAGAGGGGATGGCCTTTTCGTCATCCCCTCTTCTTTTTGGGCAATGTTTCCCCAGAAAACTTGAGACCGCTTTGATTCTGTGGCAGAGTTACGCGCAACGGTCGCTGAGTTCCCTTCGTCCGGCAGATGCAGAAGACTAACTTTTAAGTAATTGAAAATATTTGTTAATTAGTATAATTTAACGTGTTGCGTTGTGACGCCCGCGGCGAGTATAATACGCGCGCCATGTGTTTGCCTGGTCAGCGATGGGCTATGTGTGCCCCATTTATTGCGACCTTGTATCTATTATTGGGGTGTCTTGTTCTCATGTCTCACGCCTGTGATTCTCACACGCCGCTGATCGACACGGCGGCTCGAGACGCTTATCTCTCGCGACAGGCAGATTTATCGGGGGACGACTCGGAGCCTTCGGCCGCGATCGGCAACCCCTCGGGCGGAGATCACACTCCCAGCGGCGAATCGAGTCCTTCTCGCGAGGGCG from Bdellovibrionota bacterium includes:
- a CDS encoding leucyl aminopeptidase, yielding MSIPKLSFSVSVESASASKLNSEVVVLPVFRGGALPWRENEVGKELSRLIQKRIDRDRFDAEAGKCHWIDLEGFGASRVLLIGLGERKDYDRSALRNAYGTAAKEILERKVQHVGLPFVSGKDIGPDFDVALEGFLLGTYRFDKYRKNNHKPLLQKISAGAPDKRAKVLAEKTLAMVIPTVRAIFFSRDLVNEPANVVNPSFMETQAKQIAKEQGVSLKVFGEAELKKRGMNLILAVGMGSQEKPRLLHFEYKPKGKSKKKVAFCGKGVTFDSGGLSLKSQDHMYGMKADMAGAAAVLAIVWLAAELKIPVHLHGLAPLVENLPGAHSVKPGDVFVAHNGKSVEIENTDAEGRLILADTVSFASTLKVDHIIDAATLTGACMVALGEDVAGMFTFDSKLAKGIGQASERVGERFWRLPMEKAYMRLLKSDVADLRNVGGKYAGAITAALFLSEFVSAGSWAHLDIAGPAFLEHDSPICPKGGTGFGVRTMREFLST
- a CDS encoding ferritin family protein → MEKGQVTEDAIFECFAAAEENVEPLKSADSFVDVEEYENDVMYPSFAKWADAAGYPEIARLFMKVAGEEKLHSKWLRELYQEIGAPKEGKDTARAKDALSAINANMERLVANNPEGMIEKALKVAIRVENREWSQIYPSFRDQALATGNRSAANVYQKVIDSEKQHASWFEEALAGFQARKHSAVAAPA
- a CDS encoding ubiquinone/menaquinone biosynthesis methyltransferase yields the protein MIENFRNIARQYDLLNTIISFGQHWRWKRRLVAKALELCGNPPTKPVLDISTGTGDVAARFVSVRNGHAFSVVGLDPCREMMAVGRAKYGGRFLWTEGFSEELPFRDRSVSIISCAFGVRNFGDLARAFREWKRVLVPGGIAAVLETHPTPPVWYRPAILLYWNHVMPRIGQLFSRKAAYEYLRDSTLHFLNPARMIDVARSAGLRHVHSESLMVRGMVSLTFFRNDD